In Chlorogloeopsis sp. ULAP01, the following are encoded in one genomic region:
- a CDS encoding AraC family transcriptional regulator, whose translation MHILTEEEYDQLCEESIKTNGKRLLNHDGFDEICQWENQFATGLFYEVELRPGLRLIIADVIHHQELKFWSHHEQSYPLISKFHISGDLRTITPGIKEIPDDYIESVGRNYLFYLPNVDEIHNFSDGEYESVIVIHIDIDVFKTFSQGFEYLPTSLQALIKKNSPPRFHYTVGKITSAMFVVLQQILKPPFQGMMKRMYLESRVLELLALQLNQFLHQEQAIRAVGNLRPVDIEKTYYARDILIRRIENPPSLIDLAKLVGFGVRKLRYCFQEVFGTTVFGYLHDYRMEQAKMMLAESKMQVAEVANAVGYSHLGYFAKAFKEKFGVSPKEFQLGNKPLK comes from the coding sequence ATGCATATACTAACAGAAGAAGAATATGACCAGTTGTGTGAAGAAAGTATCAAAACAAATGGTAAACGATTACTAAATCATGATGGTTTTGATGAGATTTGTCAATGGGAAAATCAATTTGCTACAGGATTATTTTACGAAGTTGAACTACGTCCCGGACTAAGACTGATAATTGCAGATGTAATACATCATCAAGAGTTAAAATTTTGGTCTCACCACGAACAATCCTATCCATTAATTTCTAAGTTTCATATTTCTGGGGATTTACGAACAATTACACCGGGAATAAAAGAAATTCCTGATGATTATATTGAATCAGTAGGAAGAAACTATTTATTTTATTTACCTAATGTAGATGAAATTCATAATTTTTCAGATGGAGAGTATGAATCAGTGATAGTTATTCATATAGATATTGATGTATTTAAAACTTTCAGTCAAGGCTTTGAATATTTACCAACTTCCTTACAAGCGTTAATCAAGAAAAATTCTCCACCCAGGTTTCATTATACTGTTGGAAAAATTACATCAGCAATGTTTGTGGTTTTGCAGCAAATTCTTAAACCCCCTTTTCAGGGAATGATGAAGCGGATGTATCTAGAAAGTAGAGTTTTAGAATTATTGGCACTGCAATTAAATCAGTTTTTGCATCAAGAACAAGCTATTCGAGCAGTTGGAAATTTAAGACCTGTAGATATTGAAAAAACCTATTATGCTAGAGATATTTTAATTCGTCGAATCGAGAATCCACCCTCACTAATTGATTTAGCAAAATTAGTCGGTTTTGGCGTTCGCAAACTGCGTTACTGTTTTCAAGAGGTGTTTGGAACTACGGTATTCGGATATTTGCACGATTATCGCATGGAGCAAGCAAAAATGATGTTAGCTGAAAGTAAAATGCAAGTTGCAGAAGTAGCGAATGCTGTTGGCTATTCACATTTGGGTTATTTTGCCAAGGCTTTTAAAGAAAAATTTGGAGTTTCACCAAAAGAATTCCAATTGGGTAACAAGCCGCTTAAATAA
- a CDS encoding type II toxin-antitoxin system RelE/ParE family toxin — MQERIQRKIDKLANDPRPSGVGKLKNGENRYRVRVGNYRILYNICDDILLITVVRIGHRREVYREE; from the coding sequence CTGCAAGAACGCATCCAAAGGAAAATTGATAAACTTGCAAACGACCCACGTCCTAGTGGCGTTGGAAAACTTAAGAACGGCGAAAACCGCTATCGAGTTAGAGTAGGTAATTATCGTATTTTATACAATATTTGTGATGATATTTTATTAATAACTGTAGTCAGAATAGGTCATCGTAGAGAAGTTTATCGTGAAGAATAG
- a CDS encoding TonB-dependent siderophore receptor, with the protein MQKFLVAFGRLNWQLWIVALVLVTSQPVWADTKPENDAEIPQLSEIELPATSARMLVQSSTNSPISQEDVVTITGVKANPTDKGVEVILETTQGEQLLVTNRSTGNNFIADITGGQLRLPDGNAFTFKSEKPIEGITEITVTNVNANTVRVTVVGEKALPMVELFDDDAGLVFGVASTATVIQNPTLPSPYQGEGQREGSQPEEKPASETPPEKPAAQQDEPIELVVTGEQDSYTVPNASTATRTDTPLRDIPQSIQVVPQQVIEDRKPANLTEAVETVSGVSSGGENFGVGVTSRVIRGFVSDGNFRNGFRDTDAFTPTALGTVEQVEVLKGPASVLFGAVEPGGIVNVTTKQPLSKPYYELAFEAGNYGLYQPSIDLSGPLSTDQNMLYRFIASYRASDSFVDFANSELITIAPSIAWKLSDRTNLNLYYEYIHSDLRPFKADVPVFSDNTFGLPRNFYAGYPDIDFATKDVHKFGYILNHQFNDDWQLRNNISVVLNSARDTFTIFSDLVEDRILQESTVYKREYPINNYFGQIDLLGKFKTGAIEHQLLVGFDANRNVENFKSITGEGPGDLDLQNPNYDTSDYQFVPNSRFAFYEPIQSYGVYLQDQITLLDNLKLLIGGRFDWVERTFDVEGEPAVEQNDNAFSPRIGLVYQPSDTISLYASYSQSFIPTFGANPDGRAFKPTKGKQYEAGIKADFLEGRLSTTLAAYQITKSNVTTPDPNNPTFSIQVGEQRSRGIELDIAGEILPGWKVIASYAYTDAEVTEDNATPVGNRLNNVPENQASLWTTYEIQKGNLQGLGFGLGLFYVGDRQGDLDNSFVLPSYFRTDAAIYYRRDGLKAAINVRNLFDVTYYNYSFGRFYNQLGDPFTIIGSISWEF; encoded by the coding sequence ATGCAAAAATTTTTAGTGGCTTTTGGACGGTTAAATTGGCAGTTATGGATTGTAGCTTTGGTATTAGTTACATCGCAACCAGTTTGGGCTGATACAAAACCAGAAAATGATGCAGAGATTCCCCAGTTGAGCGAAATCGAACTTCCTGCAACTAGCGCTCGAATGTTGGTACAGTCATCAACTAATTCCCCTATTTCCCAAGAGGATGTTGTAACCATTACGGGTGTGAAAGCAAATCCCACAGATAAAGGTGTCGAAGTGATTTTAGAGACAACCCAAGGAGAACAACTGCTAGTTACAAATCGCAGTACGGGTAATAATTTTATTGCAGATATCACTGGTGGGCAGTTGCGTTTACCTGATGGCAATGCTTTCACGTTTAAGTCGGAGAAGCCCATTGAGGGAATTACAGAGATAACAGTTACAAATGTTAACGCGAATACTGTGCGAGTAACAGTGGTTGGAGAGAAAGCTTTACCGATGGTTGAGTTATTTGATGATGATGCAGGGCTGGTTTTTGGTGTAGCATCTACGGCAACGGTGATACAAAACCCCACCCTTCCCTCCCCTTACCAAGGGGAGGGACAGAGGGAGGGGTCGCAACCTGAAGAAAAGCCAGCGAGTGAAACACCACCAGAGAAACCAGCAGCGCAGCAGGATGAGCCGATTGAATTGGTTGTTACGGGGGAACAGGATAGCTATACCGTACCGAATGCAAGCACGGCGACACGGACAGATACACCCTTGCGTGATATCCCCCAGTCGATTCAAGTTGTACCACAACAGGTCATAGAAGACCGCAAACCAGCAAATTTAACTGAAGCAGTAGAAACCGTTAGTGGTGTAAGTAGTGGAGGAGAAAATTTTGGTGTAGGTGTAACAAGTAGAGTAATTCGAGGGTTTGTTAGCGACGGAAATTTCCGCAACGGTTTTCGAGATACAGATGCCTTCACCCCCACAGCACTGGGGACAGTCGAGCAAGTGGAAGTGCTAAAAGGGCCAGCCTCAGTTTTGTTTGGGGCTGTAGAACCAGGTGGAATTGTCAATGTTACTACCAAGCAACCCCTAAGTAAACCTTATTATGAACTTGCATTTGAGGCAGGAAATTATGGACTTTATCAGCCCAGCATTGATTTATCTGGGCCGTTGAGTACAGATCAAAATATGCTCTATCGCTTCATCGCCAGTTATCGAGCTTCGGATAGTTTTGTCGATTTTGCTAATTCAGAACTGATTACAATTGCTCCCTCTATTGCTTGGAAATTAAGCGATCGCACGAATTTAAACCTTTACTATGAGTACATTCACTCTGATCTGAGGCCTTTTAAGGCAGATGTTCCCGTTTTCAGTGACAATACGTTTGGCTTACCTCGAAATTTCTATGCCGGCTATCCCGATATTGACTTCGCTACTAAAGATGTCCACAAATTTGGTTACATCCTAAACCATCAATTTAATGACGATTGGCAACTTCGCAATAATATTTCAGTTGTTCTTAATTCAGCTAGAGATACCTTTACCATTTTCTCTGACCTGGTTGAAGATCGCATCCTACAAGAAAGTACTGTTTATAAACGTGAATATCCAATCAATAACTATTTTGGACAAATCGATTTACTGGGCAAGTTCAAGACAGGAGCAATTGAACACCAGCTTTTGGTAGGTTTTGATGCCAATCGCAATGTTGAAAACTTTAAGAGCATTACTGGCGAAGGCCCAGGTGATTTGGATCTTCAGAACCCGAACTACGATACTTCAGATTACCAGTTTGTACCCAACTCTCGCTTCGCTTTCTATGAGCCTATTCAATCTTATGGGGTCTACCTGCAAGACCAAATCACACTTCTAGACAACCTAAAGCTCCTGATTGGTGGACGCTTTGATTGGGTTGAACGAACATTTGATGTTGAGGGTGAACCTGCTGTTGAGCAGAATGATAACGCCTTTAGCCCCCGAATTGGGTTGGTTTATCAGCCTAGTGATACTATTTCTCTCTATGCCAGCTATAGCCAATCATTTATTCCTACCTTTGGAGCCAACCCAGATGGTAGAGCATTCAAACCGACCAAAGGAAAACAGTATGAAGCTGGTATTAAAGCTGATTTTCTAGAGGGAAGGCTTTCGACAACATTAGCCGCTTATCAAATCACTAAGTCGAATGTAACAACCCCCGATCCCAACAACCCTACTTTCTCTATACAAGTAGGTGAACAACGGAGTCGAGGGATTGAGTTAGATATTGCCGGTGAGATTTTGCCTGGATGGAAGGTGATTGCTTCTTATGCCTATACCGATGCAGAAGTCACTGAAGATAATGCTACCCCAGTAGGTAATCGATTAAACAACGTGCCAGAGAATCAAGCCAGTCTCTGGACAACTTATGAAATTCAGAAAGGCAATTTGCAGGGCTTAGGGTTTGGTTTGGGGCTGTTCTATGTTGGCGATCGGCAAGGTGATTTGGATAATTCGTTTGTATTGCCAAGCTACTTCCGCACAGATGCAGCAATTTATTATCGTAGAGATGGCCTGAAAGCAGCTATTAATGTCCGTAATTTATTTGATGTAACCTACTATAATTATTCTTTCGGAAGATTCTATAACCAATTGGGCGATCCCTTTACAATAATCGGCTCAATCAGTTGGGAGTTTTAA
- a CDS encoding iron-siderophore ABC transporter substrate-binding protein yields MFLRRFTCLLLLGVLTFGFILTCSRNLNDSATNLKQPMENCLNVQHLMGETCVPLNPQRVITLWSSFLANTLALGIKPIATAYDLGLPFPEYLQDKVDKIELIGSVNEPNLEKILLLKPDLILAHPYVPNIYYKHLSKIAPTVIIGHSDVGTRRWDQDLVDIAKILHQEETFNKLMKEYWQYIEILKKALNIGTASQNNNHCYQMQVSVASTNALSGIWSYGEKSPVGTVINDIGLQRPPSQKGDFYYVENISEERLSDIDGDVLFFLSWGSRSAKEALEKLQKKPLWRQLKAVQQNKTYIVDGSHWHDGDIMAVKAILDDLYKYLVKTP; encoded by the coding sequence ATGTTTTTACGTCGCTTTACCTGCCTGCTGTTATTGGGAGTTTTGACGTTTGGATTTATTTTGACTTGTAGCAGAAATCTGAATGACAGTGCTACAAACTTAAAACAGCCAATGGAAAACTGTCTTAATGTGCAACATTTGATGGGAGAAACTTGTGTCCCTCTCAATCCGCAAAGAGTTATTACACTATGGTCAAGTTTTTTGGCTAATACACTAGCTTTAGGGATTAAACCAATTGCAACAGCATACGATTTAGGTTTGCCTTTTCCAGAATATCTTCAAGACAAAGTAGATAAAATTGAATTGATTGGAAGCGTAAATGAACCAAACCTTGAGAAGATTTTGCTCCTGAAGCCCGATCTAATTTTGGCTCATCCTTATGTTCCAAATATTTACTACAAGCATCTCTCTAAAATTGCACCTACGGTTATAATCGGACATTCTGATGTAGGCACTCGTCGTTGGGATCAAGATTTGGTAGACATTGCCAAAATCTTACATCAAGAAGAAACTTTCAATAAATTAATGAAGGAATATTGGCAGTATATTGAAATACTAAAAAAAGCTTTGAACATTGGCACAGCGTCTCAAAATAATAATCACTGTTACCAAATGCAAGTATCAGTTGCCTCAACAAATGCATTATCTGGAATTTGGTCTTATGGAGAAAAAAGTCCTGTTGGCACAGTTATAAATGATATTGGACTACAACGTCCGCCATCACAAAAGGGAGATTTTTACTATGTAGAAAATATTTCTGAAGAGCGCTTATCTGATATTGATGGTGATGTTCTCTTCTTTTTATCATGGGGAAGCAGGAGTGCTAAAGAAGCTTTAGAAAAGCTCCAAAAAAAACCGTTGTGGCGACAACTGAAAGCGGTTCAACAAAATAAGACATATATTGTAGACGGTTCACATTGGCATGATGGTGACATCATGGCAGTCAAGGCAATACTTGATGACTTATATAAATATCTGGTCAAGACTCCCTAA